The following coding sequences are from one Arthrobacter sp. PvP023 window:
- the pulA gene encoding pullulanase-type alpha-1,6-glucosidase, producing the protein MIRHSRLPGSPPALNRKLLAALAAACVTPLTLGGLALPAFADHTATPGTVALVGSLQSEIGCPGDWQPECTASRLLPVEGSATLYRATFDVPPGTYAMKVALNNSWDENYGAGGVAGGGDIALTAPGGPVTFTYDHASHTLTDDVPDALGAEAGAHWLTADTIAWKAPAAEGTSYRLYSAPDGGLAVADGQVTGGSSLPLELNAKGLDAGLAAKYPHLAALASLRLTEADARQAKELLKGQLLVAAIGPDGKVTAATGVQVPGVLDSLYPGAAERQLGLTWKGKRPELSLWAPTARSVTLRTYASGSGGEPVATTAMKPGKDGVWSVTGDKDWNGAYYLYEVEVFVPETGKVERNLVTDPYSVGLSANSERSLFVDVDDKSLAPAGWARLQKPALSKPEDLSLYELHVRDFSISDESVPAEHRGTYKAFTDTGSNGMKRMQELVDAGMNAVHLLPVNDIGTIEERRSEQREPICDLAALPADSEEQQACVAGTAAKDGFNWGYDPLHYTTPEGSYATNPDGPTRITEFRGMVAALNTTGARVIQDVVYNHTSSAGQSGSNNLDRIVPGYYHRLNAATGSLETSTCCANTATENAMMGKLMVDSLITLARTYKLDGFRFDLMGHHSKQNMLDVRAALDKLTLPKDGVDGKNIALYGEGWNFGEVANNARFVQATQANMAGTGIGTFNDRLRDAVRGGGPFDPDPRVQGFASGLFTDPNDSPANGTPEQQKAALLLAQDLVKVGLTGNLKDYSFIDRTGAAVKGSDVPYNGAPAGYTSDPQEAITYVEAHDNETLFDALALKLPQDTPMADRTRMQTLALSTTAFGQGISFWHAGGESLRSKSLDRNSYDSGDWFNVLDHTDTTNGFGRGLPPKADNEDKYGYMRPLLADPAQKPASAHIAEARQRAEELLQIRKSTPLFHLGDAGLVQQKVSFPGGGPEQTPGVVVMRIDDSAGTDVDPNLRGLVVVFNASDEATSQTVSGTAGSAYALHPAQAGGVDSVVKAAAYDAQSGTFTIPARTVAVFQAR; encoded by the coding sequence ATGATTCGCCACTCCCGCCTGCCCGGGTCCCCGCCCGCCCTCAACAGGAAGCTCCTGGCTGCGCTGGCCGCAGCCTGCGTCACTCCCCTCACCCTGGGCGGCCTCGCCCTCCCCGCTTTTGCGGACCACACCGCCACTCCCGGCACGGTGGCCCTCGTAGGATCACTGCAGTCCGAAATCGGCTGCCCGGGCGACTGGCAGCCGGAGTGCACCGCCAGCAGGCTGCTGCCGGTCGAGGGATCTGCAACCCTGTACCGGGCCACCTTCGATGTCCCGCCCGGCACCTACGCCATGAAGGTCGCCCTCAACAATTCATGGGACGAAAACTACGGGGCCGGAGGAGTGGCGGGCGGCGGCGACATCGCGCTCACCGCGCCGGGAGGACCGGTGACGTTCACCTACGACCACGCCAGCCACACCCTCACGGACGACGTGCCGGACGCGCTCGGAGCCGAGGCCGGGGCGCACTGGCTGACGGCGGACACCATCGCATGGAAGGCCCCCGCGGCCGAGGGGACGAGCTACCGGCTCTACAGCGCTCCCGACGGCGGCCTGGCAGTTGCGGACGGACAGGTCACCGGCGGTTCCTCCCTTCCGCTCGAGCTCAACGCCAAAGGGTTGGATGCAGGCCTTGCGGCCAAGTATCCGCACCTGGCGGCCCTTGCCTCCCTCCGACTGACGGAAGCTGATGCGCGCCAGGCCAAGGAACTGTTGAAAGGCCAACTGCTGGTGGCCGCGATCGGCCCCGACGGCAAGGTCACAGCCGCCACCGGGGTCCAGGTTCCCGGCGTCCTGGACTCGCTCTACCCCGGAGCCGCAGAGCGGCAACTCGGACTGACCTGGAAGGGCAAGCGCCCGGAGCTTTCGCTGTGGGCCCCCACGGCCCGCAGCGTCACCCTCCGCACCTACGCGTCCGGCTCAGGCGGCGAACCAGTGGCCACCACGGCCATGAAACCCGGCAAGGACGGCGTATGGTCCGTTACCGGGGACAAGGACTGGAACGGCGCCTACTACCTGTACGAAGTGGAGGTGTTCGTCCCGGAAACCGGCAAAGTTGAGCGGAACCTCGTCACGGACCCCTACAGCGTGGGCCTTTCCGCCAACTCCGAACGCAGCCTGTTCGTGGATGTGGATGACAAGTCGCTGGCACCGGCCGGCTGGGCCAGACTCCAGAAGCCCGCGCTCAGCAAGCCGGAGGACCTTTCCCTCTACGAACTGCACGTGCGCGACTTTTCCATCAGCGACGAATCCGTTCCTGCCGAGCACCGCGGCACCTACAAGGCGTTCACGGACACCGGCAGCAACGGCATGAAGCGCATGCAGGAACTGGTGGACGCCGGGATGAACGCGGTCCACCTGCTGCCCGTCAACGACATCGGCACCATCGAGGAACGCCGCAGCGAACAGCGCGAACCGATCTGCGACCTGGCCGCCCTTCCCGCCGACTCAGAGGAACAGCAGGCCTGCGTGGCCGGGACTGCCGCCAAGGACGGTTTCAACTGGGGTTACGATCCCCTGCACTACACAACGCCGGAAGGCTCCTACGCCACCAACCCTGACGGACCCACCAGGATCACTGAATTCCGCGGGATGGTGGCCGCCCTGAACACCACGGGCGCACGGGTCATCCAGGACGTCGTCTACAACCACACCTCCAGCGCAGGACAGTCCGGGAGCAACAACCTCGACCGGATTGTCCCGGGCTACTACCACCGCCTGAACGCCGCCACCGGATCCCTGGAGACGTCCACGTGCTGCGCCAACACGGCCACCGAGAACGCCATGATGGGCAAACTCATGGTCGACTCGCTGATCACCCTGGCCAGGACCTACAAACTGGACGGGTTCCGTTTCGACCTCATGGGGCACCACTCAAAGCAGAACATGCTGGACGTCAGGGCTGCCCTGGACAAGCTGACCCTGCCCAAAGACGGCGTGGACGGCAAGAACATCGCCCTGTACGGCGAGGGTTGGAACTTCGGCGAGGTGGCCAACAATGCCAGGTTCGTGCAGGCCACCCAGGCGAACATGGCCGGGACCGGCATCGGCACGTTCAACGACCGCCTGCGCGACGCCGTCCGCGGCGGAGGCCCGTTCGACCCCGATCCGCGCGTCCAGGGGTTCGCTTCCGGACTGTTCACGGATCCCAACGATTCCCCGGCCAACGGCACGCCCGAACAGCAGAAGGCCGCCCTCCTCCTCGCACAGGACCTGGTGAAGGTGGGCCTGACCGGCAACCTGAAGGACTACTCCTTCATTGACCGCACCGGCGCCGCCGTCAAGGGTTCGGACGTACCCTACAACGGCGCCCCGGCGGGGTACACAAGCGATCCCCAGGAGGCCATCACCTACGTGGAGGCCCACGACAACGAGACGCTGTTCGACGCCCTCGCCTTGAAACTGCCGCAGGACACGCCCATGGCCGACCGCACCCGGATGCAGACCCTCGCGCTCAGCACCACGGCCTTCGGCCAGGGCATCTCCTTCTGGCACGCCGGAGGCGAGTCACTGCGCAGCAAGTCACTGGACCGCAACAGCTACGATTCCGGTGACTGGTTCAACGTCCTGGACCACACGGATACCACCAACGGTTTCGGCCGCGGCCTGCCGCCCAAGGCTGACAACGAGGACAAGTACGGCTACATGCGCCCGCTGCTGGCAGATCCGGCCCAGAAGCCGGCTTCCGCGCACATCGCAGAAGCCCGTCAACGGGCCGAGGAACTGCTGCAGATCCGCAAGAGCACGCCGTTGTTCCACCTGGGCGACGCCGGACTGGTCCAGCAGAAGGTGTCCTTCCCGGGAGGCGGCCCGGAACAAACCCCGGGCGTCGTGGTGATGCGCATTGACGATTCAGCCGGGACGGACGTGGACCCGAACCTGCGCGGACTCGTCGTGGTGTTCAATGCCTCGGATGAGGCCACGAGCCAGACCGTGTCCGGCACGGCCGGTTCCGCCTACGCCCTCCACCCGGCGCAGGCAGGGGGTGTCGATTCCGTGGTCAAGGCGGCCGCATATGATGCGCAGTCCGGGACCTTCACCATCCCGGCCCGCACTGTGGCGGTGTTCCAGGCCAGGTAA
- a CDS encoding nucleoside/nucleotide kinase family protein yields the protein MASIPPDALRHPEVRAAVADLRGRLASGNRTLLGITGAPGSGKSTFAAALHTLFGPDLAVVVPMDGFHLGNAIIDGTPLRQRKGAIDTFDAGGYLSLLRRLARRDEPVVYAPDFRREIDEPVAASIGVPASVPLVITEGNYLLADHPVWRQVRAQLDQVWFMDTPPGLRLERLVDRHVHFGMDRPAAEQWAGGSDEANARLIESTRAAADRIIPWS from the coding sequence ATGGCATCTATCCCGCCGGACGCGCTCCGGCACCCGGAGGTGAGGGCGGCCGTGGCGGACCTGCGCGGCCGCCTGGCGTCCGGGAACCGGACGCTGCTCGGCATCACGGGCGCGCCGGGGTCCGGTAAATCGACCTTCGCGGCCGCCCTGCACACGCTCTTTGGCCCGGACCTGGCCGTCGTGGTGCCGATGGACGGCTTCCACCTGGGCAACGCGATCATCGACGGCACGCCGCTGCGGCAGCGCAAGGGGGCAATAGACACGTTCGACGCCGGCGGTTACCTCTCGCTGCTGCGGCGGCTCGCGCGGCGGGATGAGCCGGTGGTCTACGCGCCGGATTTCCGCCGGGAGATCGATGAGCCCGTGGCAGCCTCCATCGGCGTTCCGGCCTCGGTGCCGCTGGTGATCACCGAGGGGAACTACCTGCTGGCGGACCATCCGGTGTGGCGGCAGGTCCGGGCGCAGCTGGACCAGGTCTGGTTCATGGACACTCCCCCGGGCCTGCGGCTCGAGCGGCTGGTGGACCGGCATGTGCACTTTGGCATGGACCGGCCTGCCGCGGAGCAATGGGCCGGCGGCTCCGACGAAGCAAACGCACGGCTGATCGAATCCACCCGTGCTGCCGCGGACCGGATCATTCCCTGGTCCTAG
- a CDS encoding glycogen debranching N-terminal domain-containing protein: protein MASEQPYLHNLSGVFSAPIQAWSDAHGQIRHAGAQGIYCGDDRVLNTAVLTVDGREPEWVSTQLRSSKETDYIYFVRADAEVADPLLSLVRTRTADSGRVRSGGDTETLTGCSGRVAETLRLESAMREPVSLTVRLTLGTDNTTMETIKQGARGGAPVEPQGTTWSWRDKDTTLALTAGNGTVSIHGSTVTIDWAVEVLPGVPVELAWAVDLTDEDSPMLAADGDPIVAPASNDPRLSRLLERSVSDLNSLRLAHYSHPHDTFLAAGAPWFFTMFGRDSIIAARMLLPINTAIAGGTLRALAGRQGTETDHTTAVQPGKILHEVRRTVLTMAESGQALRLPPVYYGTIDATPLWICLLHDAWKAGMPDAEVEELLPNLQDALEWLRDHGDLDGDGFLEYLDASGQGLVNQGWKDSGDAIRWHDGSLAKGPIALAEVQAYAYEAAVVGAEILDAFGRPGAQEWRDYAAGMAERFRAQFWCEDELGPYPALALDADKRPVDGVTSNMGHLLGTGILNEEEQRIVVRRVMDPTMFSGYGVRTLSTTNGGYWPTRYHAGAVWSHDTALIISGMLADGFPDEAAQLAAGLLHVAEANDWRLPELFGGHGSDTMRTPVPFPASCRPQAWASASSVVIAAALAPNGRPAQREDLQPSAASV from the coding sequence GTGGCCTCTGAACAGCCATACCTGCACAATCTTTCCGGCGTTTTCAGCGCCCCCATCCAGGCATGGTCAGACGCCCATGGCCAGATCCGCCACGCCGGCGCGCAGGGGATCTACTGCGGCGATGACCGCGTGCTCAACACCGCCGTCCTCACGGTGGACGGGCGGGAACCGGAGTGGGTGTCCACGCAGTTGCGTTCCTCCAAGGAAACCGACTACATCTATTTTGTGCGTGCCGACGCCGAAGTAGCGGACCCCCTGCTCTCCCTGGTGCGCACGCGCACGGCAGATTCCGGCAGGGTCCGGTCCGGCGGGGACACCGAAACCCTCACCGGTTGCTCCGGCCGGGTGGCTGAGACGTTGCGCCTTGAATCGGCCATGCGGGAGCCGGTGTCGCTGACTGTCCGTCTGACCCTTGGCACGGACAACACCACGATGGAGACCATCAAGCAGGGCGCGCGTGGCGGCGCCCCGGTGGAGCCGCAGGGGACCACCTGGTCCTGGCGGGACAAGGACACCACCCTGGCACTCACGGCGGGCAACGGAACCGTCAGCATCCATGGCAGCACGGTGACCATCGACTGGGCCGTGGAGGTGCTTCCCGGAGTGCCCGTGGAGCTGGCCTGGGCGGTGGACCTGACGGACGAGGATTCCCCGATGCTCGCCGCGGACGGGGACCCCATCGTTGCTCCGGCCTCAAACGACCCCCGGCTCAGCAGGCTCCTGGAACGGTCCGTCAGCGACCTCAACAGCCTGCGCCTGGCGCACTACTCGCATCCGCATGACACGTTCCTGGCGGCCGGCGCCCCGTGGTTCTTCACCATGTTCGGCCGTGATTCCATCATTGCGGCGCGCATGCTGCTGCCCATCAACACGGCCATTGCCGGCGGAACGCTCCGCGCGCTCGCCGGCCGGCAGGGCACGGAGACGGACCACACCACGGCCGTCCAGCCCGGCAAGATCCTGCACGAGGTCCGCCGGACCGTCCTGACCATGGCCGAGAGCGGGCAGGCCCTGCGCCTGCCGCCGGTGTATTACGGGACCATTGACGCCACGCCGCTGTGGATCTGCCTCCTGCACGACGCCTGGAAAGCCGGCATGCCGGATGCCGAGGTGGAGGAACTCCTGCCCAACCTCCAGGACGCCCTCGAATGGCTCAGGGACCATGGCGACCTGGACGGGGACGGCTTCCTGGAATACCTTGACGCCTCCGGCCAGGGCCTGGTGAACCAGGGCTGGAAGGACTCCGGCGACGCCATCCGCTGGCACGACGGTTCTCTGGCGAAGGGGCCGATTGCGCTCGCCGAGGTCCAGGCCTACGCCTACGAGGCCGCCGTGGTGGGCGCCGAGATCCTGGACGCCTTCGGACGCCCCGGGGCACAGGAATGGCGCGACTACGCGGCAGGCATGGCCGAGCGCTTCCGGGCGCAGTTCTGGTGCGAGGACGAACTGGGTCCCTACCCGGCGCTCGCCCTGGATGCGGACAAGCGCCCGGTGGATGGCGTGACCTCCAACATGGGCCACCTGCTCGGAACCGGAATCCTCAATGAGGAGGAGCAGCGGATCGTGGTGCGCCGCGTCATGGACCCCACCATGTTCTCCGGCTACGGCGTACGGACCCTGTCCACCACCAACGGCGGCTACTGGCCCACCCGGTACCACGCGGGTGCTGTCTGGAGTCATGACACGGCCCTGATCATCAGCGGCATGCTGGCGGACGGCTTCCCGGATGAGGCAGCGCAGCTCGCCGCCGGGCTGCTGCACGTGGCCGAAGCCAACGACTGGCGGCTGCCGGAGCTCTTTGGCGGCCACGGCTCGGACACCATGCGCACCCCCGTGCCGTTCCCGGCGAGCTGCCGTCCGCAGGCCTGGGCCTCGGCCAGCTCGGTGGTGATCGCCGCTGCGCTCGCCCCGAACGGGCGGCCGGCACAGCGGGAGGACCTGCAGCCGTCCGCCGCCAGCGTGTAA
- a CDS encoding multidrug efflux SMR transporter, whose translation MTRNAIAWLVLLASAVLEAVWATALGLSDGFSQALPTAVFAVTATLSMAGLGIAVKSIPLGTAYAVWVGIGAALTVGWAMATGVEPASPLKLLFIAGIVGCAAGLKILPQDR comes from the coding sequence ATGACCAGGAATGCCATTGCGTGGCTGGTCCTGCTCGCTTCCGCCGTGCTGGAGGCCGTCTGGGCCACGGCACTGGGATTGTCCGACGGCTTCTCCCAGGCACTGCCCACTGCTGTCTTTGCCGTCACCGCAACTCTGAGCATGGCGGGGCTGGGGATCGCCGTGAAATCGATCCCGCTCGGGACCGCCTACGCCGTGTGGGTGGGCATCGGCGCCGCGCTGACAGTGGGCTGGGCCATGGCCACCGGTGTCGAGCCTGCCAGCCCGCTCAAGCTGCTGTTCATCGCCGGGATCGTTGGCTGCGCGGCGGGGTTGAAGATTCTGCCACAGGACCGGTAG
- a CDS encoding multidrug efflux SMR transporter: MSWLILIFSGALEAVWAAALHRTSQAKGRRRVLPAAVFLVSVIASTGGLAIAMQSIPTGTAYAVWVGVGVVLTSAYAMVTKVERATAARLLLLAGIAASVVGLKVVA, from the coding sequence ATGTCGTGGTTAATCCTCATTTTCTCCGGCGCCCTCGAGGCCGTCTGGGCCGCAGCGCTGCACCGGACGTCCCAGGCCAAAGGCCGCCGGCGTGTGCTGCCCGCGGCGGTCTTCCTGGTTTCCGTCATCGCCAGCACCGGCGGCCTCGCCATCGCTATGCAGTCCATCCCCACAGGCACTGCCTACGCGGTGTGGGTGGGTGTCGGCGTAGTGCTGACCTCCGCTTACGCGATGGTCACCAAAGTGGAACGCGCGACGGCGGCGCGGCTGCTGCTGCTCGCCGGCATCGCGGCGTCCGTGGTGGGCCTGAAGGTGGTGGCGTAA
- a CDS encoding LacI family DNA-binding transcriptional regulator, translating into MPRPTLASLAGELAVSRQTISNVLNAPHKVKPATRERVQAAIAAAGYRPSAAARQLRTQRSMNFGMRLLPATDGINGAVLDRFLHALTEAAQSAGYRLTLFCADSDRDEIRQYEQLLDVAGLDGFILTSSTPDDPRTRWLQERGTPFAVFGRPWDAAGHPAAADHPWVDVDGAAGTEEAVRMLLAQGHSRIGFLGWYTGDPVGADRRHGWERAMTEAGRGSDVPALSVETEDTVAGGASGAALLASRGATAVVCSSDSLALGAAETLRESRLGSSGSGLPAGRPAVVGFDNTPVAAALGLSSVAQPVEEAARHIIRVLADELAGTGPVAGTGAARTGGGSVPADPSPPKRQLLLAPRVVERIPLPLAATGTS; encoded by the coding sequence TTGCCCCGGCCCACCCTCGCCAGCCTGGCCGGCGAACTTGCCGTGTCGCGGCAGACCATCTCCAACGTGCTGAACGCCCCGCACAAGGTCAAGCCCGCCACCCGGGAACGCGTCCAGGCCGCCATCGCCGCGGCCGGCTACCGGCCCAGCGCCGCCGCCCGCCAACTGCGCACCCAGCGTTCCATGAACTTCGGCATGCGGCTCCTTCCCGCCACGGACGGCATCAACGGCGCCGTCCTGGACCGGTTCCTGCACGCGCTCACGGAAGCAGCCCAGTCGGCCGGCTACCGGCTCACGCTCTTCTGCGCCGACTCGGACCGGGACGAAATCCGCCAGTACGAACAACTTCTGGACGTCGCCGGGCTGGACGGATTCATCCTCACCTCCAGCACCCCCGACGACCCCCGGACCCGGTGGCTGCAGGAACGCGGCACGCCTTTCGCCGTTTTCGGCAGGCCCTGGGATGCCGCCGGGCACCCCGCAGCGGCGGACCACCCCTGGGTGGACGTGGACGGGGCCGCCGGAACGGAAGAGGCCGTGAGGATGCTGCTGGCGCAGGGCCACTCGCGGATCGGATTCCTGGGCTGGTACACGGGCGATCCGGTGGGTGCGGACCGCCGCCACGGCTGGGAGCGCGCCATGACCGAGGCAGGACGGGGCTCGGATGTGCCGGCCCTCAGCGTGGAAACGGAGGACACCGTTGCCGGCGGCGCGTCCGGAGCAGCACTACTGGCATCAAGGGGAGCCACCGCCGTCGTCTGTTCCAGCGACTCCCTGGCGCTGGGTGCCGCGGAGACGCTGCGGGAATCACGGCTTGGCAGTTCCGGCTCCGGGCTGCCTGCCGGCCGGCCCGCCGTCGTGGGCTTTGACAACACTCCCGTGGCTGCCGCCCTGGGACTGTCCAGCGTCGCCCAGCCCGTGGAGGAGGCAGCGCGCCACATTATCCGTGTCCTGGCTGACGAGCTGGCCGGAACCGGCCCCGTTGCCGGAACGGGCGCCGCCCGAACCGGGGGCGGTTCCGTCCCTGCAGACCCCAGCCCGCCGAAAAGGCAGCTCCTCCTTGCACCGCGGGTGGTGGAACGGATTCCGCTGCCGCTGGCGGCAACCGGCACCAGCTAG
- a CDS encoding phosphoribosylanthranilate isomerase: MFVKVCGLSTPESVREAAGAGADAVGFVLTRSPREVTPARARELLADVPAGTPAVGVFRHEPVADAIALARDAGLDWIQLHGDRTPQDVEAAHDAGMKVIRAVTMGASPEAFGSWGEELLLIDAAVPGSGEAWDYASVQAKGLAGRNWLLAGGLDPANVALAAKEAGAWGVDVSSGVESSRGVKDLAKIRAFVLAAKA; this comes from the coding sequence ATGTTCGTCAAGGTGTGCGGGTTGAGTACGCCGGAGTCGGTCCGGGAAGCGGCCGGCGCCGGTGCGGACGCCGTCGGCTTTGTCCTGACCAGGAGTCCGCGCGAGGTCACGCCCGCCCGCGCGCGGGAGCTTCTGGCCGACGTTCCGGCCGGCACCCCGGCTGTGGGCGTGTTCCGGCACGAGCCGGTGGCGGACGCCATCGCGCTCGCCCGCGACGCCGGCCTGGACTGGATCCAACTCCATGGGGACCGCACCCCGCAGGACGTCGAAGCAGCGCACGACGCCGGCATGAAGGTGATCAGGGCCGTCACCATGGGTGCCTCACCGGAAGCATTCGGCAGCTGGGGCGAGGAACTGCTGCTGATCGACGCTGCTGTTCCGGGCTCCGGGGAGGCCTGGGACTACGCCTCGGTGCAGGCCAAGGGGCTGGCCGGCCGGAACTGGCTGCTGGCAGGGGGCCTGGACCCCGCTAACGTCGCCCTGGCCGCGAAGGAAGCCGGTGCGTGGGGAGTGGATGTCTCCTCCGGCGTCGAAAGCTCGCGCGGGGTAAAGGACCTGGCGAAGATCCGGGCGTTCGTGCTGGCGGCGAAGGCTTAG
- a CDS encoding LacI family DNA-binding transcriptional regulator, whose amino-acid sequence MSTTAGRADPDAPERPKLEDLARKVGVSIATVSRVVNGRKGVSREVRQAVLAAMDDLGYERPDRARSTTRGQVGIIVPDLTNPIFPAIAQTVVSLLSQEDFIPILCALPGGGRSEDEYIEMLVAQEASGIIFICSSHADGQASLERYHRLRGRGIPFVLVNGARPELAAASVSNDDAAAICTAVQHLASLGHRKVGLAIGPHRFIPSRQKLAGFRSALAEYLDIEDPEPHTATSMFTVEGGQSAANELLDSGHTAIVCASDVMALGAIRAAQARGLRVPEDVSIVGFDDSPLMALTNPPLTTLRQPVAAIAHAAVHALAADIAGEHSTRSPVVLASDLVVRGSTGPVAESSTPPRSQRSRR is encoded by the coding sequence ATGAGCACGACAGCGGGCCGCGCAGACCCTGACGCCCCGGAGCGACCCAAGCTGGAGGACCTCGCCCGGAAGGTGGGCGTCAGCATCGCCACCGTGTCCCGCGTGGTCAACGGCCGGAAAGGCGTTTCGCGTGAGGTGCGGCAGGCGGTTCTCGCCGCGATGGACGACCTTGGCTACGAGCGCCCGGACCGTGCGCGGAGCACCACCCGGGGCCAGGTGGGGATTATCGTCCCGGACTTGACCAATCCGATCTTTCCGGCAATTGCGCAGACCGTCGTATCGCTCCTGTCCCAGGAGGACTTCATCCCGATTCTCTGTGCGTTGCCGGGCGGGGGACGTTCAGAAGATGAGTACATCGAGATGCTTGTGGCGCAGGAAGCGTCCGGAATCATTTTCATCTGCAGTTCACACGCCGACGGCCAGGCCAGCCTGGAGCGCTACCACCGGCTGCGCGGCCGCGGCATCCCCTTCGTCCTGGTCAACGGTGCCCGCCCGGAACTGGCGGCCGCTTCCGTGTCCAATGACGACGCCGCGGCAATCTGCACCGCGGTGCAGCACCTCGCCAGCCTGGGGCATCGGAAGGTGGGGCTGGCCATCGGCCCGCACCGCTTCATCCCCAGCAGGCAGAAGCTGGCCGGATTCCGCTCCGCCCTCGCCGAGTACCTGGACATCGAGGACCCGGAACCACATACGGCCACCAGCATGTTCACAGTGGAAGGCGGGCAGAGCGCGGCGAATGAGCTCCTGGACTCCGGCCACACGGCGATTGTGTGCGCCTCCGACGTCATGGCACTCGGCGCCATCCGGGCGGCCCAGGCAAGGGGGCTGCGAGTCCCGGAGGACGTGTCCATCGTCGGTTTCGATGACTCCCCGCTGATGGCCCTGACCAACCCGCCGCTGACCACGCTCCGGCAGCCTGTCGCGGCCATCGCGCACGCCGCCGTCCACGCCCTGGCGGCCGACATTGCCGGCGAACACTCCACGCGCTCGCCGGTGGTCCTGGCGTCCGACCTGGTGGTGCGCGGCTCTACCGGTCCTGTGGCAGAATCTTCAACCCCGCCGCGCAGCCAACGATCCCGGCGATGA
- a CDS encoding HutD family protein — MEIIRYAELRAEPWRNKGGVTRELASHPKAASSQDGVWDWRVSIAEVSKAGEFSAFPGMDRVLTVIEGELLLLTVDGAEHPLEKYRPFRFSGDADAAGALPTGDIRDLNVITRNGAFKGYTSIIELSKKRAHPVFEGQLGILLQGQATVTPGTAGGGDTPGDGEAPETAPAAGEPETLGRYDAVVGSDSGTPEILGRGFLAVVSIDRVTG, encoded by the coding sequence ATGGAGATCATCCGCTATGCCGAACTCAGGGCCGAACCGTGGCGCAACAAGGGCGGGGTCACCCGCGAACTGGCCAGCCATCCGAAAGCTGCTTCCTCACAGGACGGCGTGTGGGACTGGCGGGTGAGCATCGCCGAGGTGTCCAAGGCCGGCGAGTTCTCCGCTTTTCCCGGCATGGACCGCGTGCTGACCGTCATCGAAGGCGAACTCCTCCTGCTGACGGTTGACGGCGCCGAACACCCGCTGGAGAAGTACCGGCCCTTCCGTTTTTCCGGTGATGCGGACGCAGCCGGCGCACTGCCCACAGGCGACATCCGCGACCTCAACGTGATTACCCGGAACGGGGCGTTCAAGGGGTACACGTCCATCATCGAACTCTCCAAGAAGCGCGCCCACCCCGTCTTCGAAGGCCAGCTGGGCATCCTGCTGCAGGGCCAGGCCACCGTCACCCCCGGCACCGCCGGCGGCGGGGACACCCCGGGCGACGGCGAAGCACCCGAAACAGCCCCGGCTGCCGGCGAGCCGGAGACGCTGGGCCGCTATGACGCCGTCGTCGGCTCCGACTCCGGCACCCCGGAAATCCTGGGCCGGGGCTTCCTGGCAGTCGTGTCTATAGACCGCGTTACCGGCTAG